In Rutidosis leptorrhynchoides isolate AG116_Rl617_1_P2 chromosome 2, CSIRO_AGI_Rlap_v1, whole genome shotgun sequence, one genomic interval encodes:
- the LOC139893048 gene encoding uncharacterized protein has protein sequence MEKSRSFPNYSAPYVEARFAFEDRDKSFSFNGPGDRENPEVKRRKRVASYNMYTMEGKLKSSLRNSFKWIKNKFTDTHGS, from the coding sequence ATGGAGAAAAGTAGATCGTTTCCGAATTACTCGGCTCCATACGTTGAAGCCCGATTTGCGTTTGAGGATCGTGATAAATCGTTCAGCTTCAACGGGCCGGGAGATCGAGAAAATCCTGAAGTGAAGAGAAGAAAAAGAGTAGCTTCATATAACATGTACACCATGGAAGGCAAACTCAAGTCTTCTTTAAGGAATAGTTTCAAGTGGATCAAGAACAAGTTCACCGACACGCATGGTTCATAA
- the LOC139889676 gene encoding probable serine/threonine-protein kinase At1g54610: MGCVQGKPSPSYNRQQSTGSSVGGGLNKLKIDNGYVGKSNSVVEQKPAFVEVPEIKDNKTVDDNNKNNIYYNYKIIENNDYNVKKEAGGEDEGRKTVAVIAKVSRVVKKIGSDDLIGGWPKWLIDNIPSHVLANLVSKTADSYDKLAKIGHGTYSNVYKARDRDTGKIVALKKVRFDTSEPESVKFMAREIIILQKLDHPNIIKLEGLATSRMQYSLYLVFDYMQSDLTRVITRPEGRLTESQVKCYMQQLLSGLEHCHERGILHRDIKGSNLLIDENGMLKIADFGLANYYNPKQKRPLTSRVVTLWYRAPELLLGTTEYGVGIDLWSTGCLLAEMFVGRPVMPGRTEVEQLHRIFKLCGSPNDDYWKTIKPPTTFRPPQHYAPSFHEAFANFPPSSLSLLTTLLALNPTSRGTCASALQNNFFTSSPLACELSNLPVINKQEDEPNQFHDRRKNRTLKSKQRSDKSSKGHARKVSFSEVSTENSGSSREHEKLVDRNSIRQETGQNTSSNNNPLSKRTNMTMEPSPPFTFDTNPPNNRSARTEAHPNALKNIKNFPLLLASITQTVNHIEDNRNGLNRRTMSNVDFRHLDIEKISKLFGLDNEH, from the exons ATGGGTTGCGTTCAAGGAAAACCGTCACCATCTTATAATCGTCAACAATCAACTGGTTCCAGTGTTGGTGGTGGTCTAAATAAGTTAAAGATTGATAATGGGTACGTTGGAAAATCGAATAGTGTTGTTGAACAAAAACCTGCGTTTGTTGAAGTTCCTGAGATCAAAGACAACAAAACTGtcgatgataataataagaataatatttattataattataaaattattgAAAATAACGATTATAATGTAAAAAAGGAAGCAGGTGGTGAGGATGAAGGTAGGAAAACAGTTGCTGTTATTGCAAAAGTTTCTCGAGTTGTTAAGAAGATTGGTTCTGATGACTTAATCGGCGGATGGCCTAAATGGCTTATTGATAATATTCCGTCACATGTTTTGGCTAATCTAGTATCTAAAACTGCCGATTCTTATGATAAGCTTGCTAAG ATAGGCCATGGGACGTATAGCAACGTGTATAAAGCTCGAGATAGGGATACCGGAAAGATTGTGGCGTTAAAAAAGGTTCGTTTTGACACGTCAGAGCCCGAGAGTGTGAAGTTTATGGCCCGAGAGATTATTATTTTACAGAAACTAGACCATCCGAATATTATCAAGCTTGAAGGTCTTGCGACGTCGAGAATGCAGTATAGTCTTTATCTCGTCTTTGACTACATGCAGTCGGATTTGACTAGAGTTATTACTCGACCCGAAGGAAGGCTAACTGAATCACAG GTGAAGTGCTATATGCAGCAGCTACTGTCGGGTCTGGAACACTGTCACGAGAGAGGGATTCTACATCGGGACATTAAAGGATCCAACTTGTTGATAGACGAAAACGGGATGCTAAAAATAGCAGATTTTGGGCTGGCTAACTATTACAATCCTAAACAGAAACGACCCCTAACTAGCCGAGTTGTGACACTTTGGTATCGAGCTCCCGAATTGCTTTTAGGTACTACAGAATACGGAGTCGGTATTGATCTTTGGAGCACAGGATGTCTCTTGGCCGAAATGTTTGTGGGCCGACCCGTTATGCCTGGAAGAACCGAG GTTGAACAACTTCATAGGATCTTTAAGCTTTGTGGATCGCCAAATGATGACTACTGGAAAACAATTAAACCGCCAACAACGTTTCGACCACCACAACACTACGCTCCAAGTTTTCATGAAGCATTTGCAAATTTTCCGCCTTCATCGTTGAGCCTCTTAACTACACTTCTAGCTCTTAACCCGACATCTCGTGGAACTTGCGCGTCTGCACTCCAAAACAAC TTCTTCACTTCAAGTCCATTAGCATGCGAGCTCTCAAATTTGCCTGTTATAAACAAACAGGAAGACGAACCAAATCAGTTTCATGACAGGAGAAA GAACAGGACCTTGAAATCGAAACAAAGAAGTGATAAATCTAGCAAAGGTCATGCAAGAAAAGTCTCCTTTTCTGAAGTCTCAACTGAAAATTCTGGATCATCTAGAGAG CACGAGAAGCTCGTTGACAGGAACTCGATAAGACAAGAAACGGGTCAGAACACAAGTAGCAACAACAACCCATTGAGTAAAAGGACAAATATGACTATGGAGCCATCACCGCCGTTTACTTTTGATACTAATCCTCCGAACAACAGGTCTGCAAGAACCGAAGCTCACCCTAACGCTTTAAAGAACATAAAAAACTTCCCGCTTTTACTCGCATCTATCACACAAACAGTCAATCATATAGAAGATAACAGAAACGGTCTCAATCGTCGTACTATGTCAAATGTTGATTTTAGACATCTAGACATTGAGAAAATATCCAAACTCTTTGGATTAGATAATGAACATTAG